The following coding sequences are from one Haploplasma axanthum window:
- the istA gene encoding IS21 family transposase: MVSIYMKNDILSLKRNGMSNRKIALTLNISKDTVNKYVKEMKVITKLIENESDKSKIIELQKELVSAPVRKGVSVRKVFSGELEHRFYELLKQDEEKDLLLGLNKQKLTASLLHRKLRSEGFDVGITTIQIEYKRYKNKNKEAFIKQQYAPGFRAEYDFHEVKVLIDDQVKKLYQATITLPHSNYIFVKHYQNQKFESFIDSLVTFFEEINGVPKTMVFDNMRNVVSKFVYGGAKVYNEELIKLSNYYGFKIMTTNPRSGNEKGHVETSGKIARSELFTFNYKFYSLDNLRKYVVDEIFKINQDKVKVVNERVNLIKLPKAKYELGRLIQAKVNHESIIMIDSNYYSVPDSYVGENVYSNVYLEHINVYNLKHELIASHNKKVGKGEYTIDIFHFTTTFTKKPGALLNSIALKQAPKVIQTLFHKYFTTKPKDFIKLINENDIYELNELLIKLNNGHKLTTIKSMEITIEEVSSNQLSQISNLFNQGETIQ; the protein is encoded by the coding sequence ATGGTATCAATATACATGAAAAACGATATATTATCACTAAAGCGTAATGGAATGTCTAATCGTAAAATAGCATTAACATTAAATATTTCAAAAGATACAGTTAATAAATACGTTAAAGAAATGAAGGTTATAACAAAGTTAATAGAAAATGAATCAGATAAAAGTAAAATTATTGAATTACAAAAAGAGTTAGTAAGTGCACCTGTAAGAAAAGGGGTAAGTGTTAGAAAAGTTTTTAGTGGAGAGTTGGAACACAGATTTTATGAACTATTAAAACAAGATGAAGAAAAAGATTTATTACTTGGTTTAAACAAACAAAAACTAACTGCATCTCTTCTTCACCGTAAACTAAGATCAGAAGGTTTTGATGTTGGTATAACAACAATCCAAATTGAATATAAACGTTATAAAAATAAAAACAAGGAAGCTTTTATCAAACAGCAATATGCTCCAGGCTTTAGAGCTGAATATGACTTTCATGAAGTGAAAGTGTTAATTGATGATCAGGTAAAAAAATTATATCAAGCAACAATAACCCTACCTCACAGTAACTATATATTTGTTAAACATTATCAAAACCAGAAATTTGAATCATTTATTGACAGTTTAGTAACATTCTTCGAAGAAATTAATGGTGTACCTAAAACAATGGTTTTCGATAACATGAGAAATGTAGTAAGTAAATTTGTCTATGGTGGTGCTAAAGTTTATAATGAAGAGCTAATTAAATTATCTAACTATTATGGTTTTAAGATTATGACTACTAATCCAAGAAGCGGTAATGAAAAAGGACATGTAGAAACTAGCGGCAAAATAGCAAGAAGTGAACTATTTACCTTCAACTATAAATTTTATTCTTTAGATAATTTAAGGAAATATGTAGTTGATGAAATTTTTAAGATTAATCAAGATAAAGTAAAGGTAGTGAATGAAAGAGTTAATTTAATTAAACTACCAAAAGCCAAATATGAACTAGGAAGACTTATTCAAGCAAAAGTAAATCATGAATCAATAATAATGATTGATTCAAATTATTACTCAGTTCCTGATTCATATGTTGGTGAAAATGTCTATTCTAATGTTTATTTAGAACATATAAACGTTTATAACTTAAAACATGAACTAATAGCAAGCCATAATAAAAAAGTGGGCAAAGGAGAATATACTATCGATATATTCCACTTCACTACCACTTTCACGAAAAAGCCAGGTGCACTTTTAAACTCAATCGCTTTAAAGCAAGCACCAAAAGTTATCCAAACTCTTTTTCATAAATATTTTACCACAAAGCCAAAGGATTTCATTAAATTGATTAATGAAAATGATATTTATGAATTAAATGAGTTATTAATAAAACTTAATAATGGTCATAAACTAACAACTATTAAATCAATGGAAATTACTATTGAAGAAGTTAGTTCTAATCAATTAAGTCAAATATCAAATCTATTTAATCAAGGAGAAACTATACAATGA